One genomic region from Homalodisca vitripennis isolate AUS2020 chromosome 6, UT_GWSS_2.1, whole genome shotgun sequence encodes:
- the LOC124365355 gene encoding cytosolic 5'-nucleotidase 3-like, whose amino-acid sequence MLKKDLLISKLDSILGPNVVLKDKEDFLTKLTNMVEDGVSNLQFVTDFDDTITKHIVGGKCGATSFDVFRGAKTFTQTYSDRVDVCLSKLKDNLFNSKAEQDQQEEIDSRICDVYACSVGEKVAIPDIHEAAERIIIPLKDDCKELLSLLSELKVPLTVVSVGPGEVIEHILKEYNPKVVANYVTFKDDVITDLRQPSVGMYNKHEFPLPVDADRSNFIVIGDFAWDSKIADNVKNKKNVLKIGFFYGRRDDTIKEYLNFFDVLLLHDETMNVPLNILKLVADKTEPNSFHKG is encoded by the coding sequence ATGCTCAAAAAGGACTTACTCATTTCAAAACTGGACTCTATTCTCGGACCCAATGTCGTCTTGAAGGATAAAGAAGATTTCTTAACGAAGTTGACCAACATGGTGGAGGATGGTGTTTCCAACCTGCAGTTCGTCACGGACTTTGACGACACAATAACTAAACACATCGTGGGCGGTAAGTGTGGAGCGACTTCCTTCGACGTGTTTCGAGGAGCCAAGACTTTCACCCAGACTTACAGTGATAGGGTCGATGTTTGCCTTTCAAAGTTGAAGGATAATTTGTTTAACTCTAAGGCCGAGCAAGACCAGCAGGAGGAAATTGACTCAAGGATCTGTGACGTGTACGCCTGCAGCGTTGGGGAGAAGGTGGCCATCCCCGACATCCACGAGGCAGCTGAGCGGATCATCATCCCCCTGAAGGATGACTGCAAGGAGTTACTGTCATTGCTCTCAGAACTTAAGGTGCCCTTGACCGTAGTTTCCGTTGGACCAGGTGAAGTTATCGAACACATTCTGAAAGAGTACAATCCTAAAGTGGTTGCCAACTACGTGACTTTTAAAGATGACGTAATCACAGACTTGAGACAACCGTCCGTGGGTATGTACAACAAACACGAATTCCCTCTTCCGGTCGATGCTGATAGAAGCAATTTCATAGTGATAGGGGACTTTGCTTGGGACTCTAAAATAGCCGATAatgtaaaaaacaagaaaaatgtaCTTAAGATTGGGTTCTTTTACGGAAGGAGGGATGACACCATTAAGGAATATCTCAATTTCTTCGACGTTCTTCTGTTACATGACGAAACCATGAATGTGCCACTAAACATACTTAAGTTAGTGGCAGACAAGACTGAACCAAATTCTTTTCATAAGGGATAA